A genomic stretch from Halobellus sp. LT62 includes:
- a CDS encoding aminopeptidase — MDPRIREHARIVADHSTGIDAGDRVVISAPAAAEDLVVALHEECAERGAHPVSINSDSRATRAFLRNREGDFETPEHLLAMYEEMDAYIAVRGDVNATETADVDPERNAAYRRAMQPVLQERLSKTWCLTQFPTSGNAQLAGMSTEAYEDFVWDAVSLDWDAQREHQQRMVEILDDADEIRIRSGEETDVTMSLAGNETLNDFGEKNLPGGEVFTAPVRDEVDGEVYFDMPLYRQGREIEDVRVRFEDGRVESYSAGRNEEVLDGIFATDEGARYLGELGIGMNRAIDRFTYNMLFDEKMGDTVHMAVGSAYPETVGEGNERNESAEHVDMIVDMSEDSVIEVDGETVQRNGTFVFEDGFEDA, encoded by the coding sequence ATGGACCCGCGAATCCGCGAACACGCACGGATCGTCGCCGACCATTCGACGGGAATCGACGCCGGCGACCGCGTCGTGATCAGCGCGCCGGCCGCCGCCGAAGATCTGGTGGTCGCGCTCCACGAGGAGTGCGCAGAGCGCGGCGCACACCCGGTGTCGATCAACAGTGACTCCCGAGCGACCCGCGCGTTCCTTCGGAACCGCGAGGGCGACTTCGAGACGCCCGAGCACCTGCTCGCGATGTACGAGGAGATGGACGCCTACATCGCCGTCCGCGGCGACGTCAACGCGACCGAGACCGCCGACGTCGACCCCGAGCGCAACGCGGCGTACCGCCGGGCGATGCAGCCAGTGCTCCAAGAGCGGCTCTCGAAGACGTGGTGTCTCACGCAGTTTCCCACAAGCGGCAACGCCCAGCTCGCTGGGATGAGCACAGAGGCCTACGAAGACTTCGTCTGGGACGCCGTCAGCCTCGATTGGGACGCCCAGCGCGAGCACCAACAGCGGATGGTCGAGATCCTCGACGACGCCGACGAAATCCGCATCCGTTCGGGCGAGGAGACGGACGTGACGATGAGTCTCGCGGGGAACGAGACGCTGAACGACTTCGGCGAGAAGAACCTCCCGGGCGGCGAGGTGTTCACCGCGCCCGTGCGAGACGAGGTCGACGGCGAGGTGTACTTCGATATGCCGCTGTACCGGCAGGGACGCGAGATCGAGGACGTCCGCGTGCGATTCGAGGACGGTCGCGTCGAGTCCTACAGCGCGGGGCGAAACGAGGAAGTCCTCGATGGGATCTTCGCGACCGACGAGGGCGCGCGCTACCTCGGCGAACTCGGAATCGGGATGAACCGCGCGATCGACCGGTTCACGTACAATATGCTCTTCGACGAGAAGATGGGCGATACCGTCCATATGGCCGTCGGGTCGGCGTACCCGGAGACCGTCGGCGAGGGCAACGAGCGCAACGAGAGCGCCGAGCACGTCGATATGATCGTCGATATGAGCGAGGATTCGGTGATCGAAGTCGACGGCGAGACCGTCCAGCGAAACGGCACGTTCGTCTTCGAGGACGGGTTCGAGGACGCGTAA
- a CDS encoding GNAT family N-acetyltransferase, with the protein MANVQRAAAEYEIRRYCPRDRAGFLSLYESVWGRPKGRAWFDWRFESNPYADRVEIIVAEHRGTVVGAEPLLAFPLATDEGSITARQPVDWIVHPDHRRRGLFTRMTEELLSTAAERTPLLFNFPSALLRPGLEKFDWTELGSVPTRYRLHNLTRFAPEDGGLVPRAIGVAARAGSPALRTCLGAVERATSRSTAVDVDRVDRVDVPAVRAVYRDTRPDAIHVPREEPFLAWRFSNPRWETTTYVAREGERPVATIVAATERVDDSVLTRILDVQPMGGDGERAAAFEAALCALVSDHTASDCLEAAATPFPEVLRRHGFLSDAGFPLAHVSTPTTHAVRPLTSDVDNALGCDVLDAEEWILAMGDRDVA; encoded by the coding sequence ATGGCGAACGTACAACGGGCCGCGGCGGAGTACGAGATCCGTCGCTACTGTCCCCGAGACCGGGCCGGATTCCTGTCGCTGTACGAGTCGGTCTGGGGACGACCGAAGGGGCGCGCGTGGTTCGACTGGCGCTTCGAGTCGAACCCCTACGCCGACCGCGTCGAAATCATCGTCGCCGAACACCGCGGGACGGTCGTCGGCGCGGAACCGCTACTCGCGTTCCCGCTCGCCACCGACGAGGGATCGATCACGGCCAGACAGCCGGTCGACTGGATCGTCCATCCCGATCACAGACGCAGGGGCCTCTTCACGCGGATGACCGAGGAGTTGCTCTCGACGGCGGCCGAGCGGACGCCGCTGCTTTTCAACTTTCCGAGCGCTCTCCTCCGACCGGGACTCGAAAAGTTCGACTGGACGGAGCTGGGCTCTGTGCCGACGAGGTATCGGCTTCACAACCTGACCCGCTTCGCGCCGGAGGACGGGGGGCTCGTGCCGCGGGCGATCGGCGTCGCCGCCCGGGCCGGCTCCCCGGCGCTTCGGACCTGCCTCGGCGCAGTCGAACGGGCGACCTCGCGATCGACAGCCGTCGACGTCGACCGGGTAGACAGGGTCGACGTCCCGGCGGTCCGCGCGGTCTACCGCGACACCCGCCCGGACGCGATTCACGTGCCCCGCGAGGAGCCGTTTCTCGCGTGGCGGTTCTCGAACCCTCGGTGGGAGACGACGACCTACGTGGCCCGGGAGGGCGAGCGACCGGTCGCGACGATCGTCGCCGCGACGGAACGGGTCGACGACTCGGTGCTCACACGAATTCTCGACGTCCAGCCGATGGGGGGCGACGGAGAGCGGGCGGCAGCGTTCGAAGCCGCGCTCTGCGCCCTCGTGAGTGATCACACGGCCTCGGACTGTCTCGAAGCGGCCGCGACGCCCTTCCCGGAGGTCTTGCGCCGCCACGGGTTCCTGAGCGACGCCGGATTCCCGCTCGCTCACGTGTCGACGCCGACGACGCACGCCGTCCGTCCGCTCACCTCGGACGTCGACAACGCGCTCGGGTGCGACGTCCTCGACGCCGAGGAGTGGATTCTCGCCATGGGCGACCGCGACGTCGCCTGA